From one [Ruminococcus] lactaris ATCC 29176 genomic stretch:
- a CDS encoding M28 family peptidase, whose protein sequence is MSGTAGTQGECRAEKETEEEIIQRCISHLDTDYSCRLAKQMEREKTNPVLGFRTAGSHAEKATGDFLYEEMRSIGLTEVQKEEFWLDSWTFERAVLRFKDSSGKEYTCQLGAYQTNFETDGFQEYELVYVGRGTAADYKNLDVRGKLVLADINQRDEWWINYPVYQAYLKGAVGLIAVQMQGYGEVDQEALNAQDIAGPEYAPAFSISRRDAALLKDRFCENEKSVMVELDACSRVERNRPAYNITGKIPGTETDQMILLSAHYDSYFDGFQDDNCAVSMTIGIAKALLESGYRPRHTIVICALAAEEWGVCDSKYDWSTGAWNQVFRIHPEWQGKVLADLNFELPAHAHSSRDAIRCTYEYADFLKKFADEIAVPEDAYPDGLTVLAPIETWSDDFSMAIAGIPSTVNDFSAGPFMETHYHSQYDNEEIYQENVYRFHHELYTRLLLKLDTLIFPPLDFSHLFRKMHSSVSARMAEQDEEDLQGVMQTLIRETEQAERTAEELYEWIEKSQIVCPVAAKSGEDISQRLLGIFRKGQDYFVRLNWQDEVLFPHEAASNNICYLNQAVQALEEGEIEEALKALYEVDNNCYAFLFDEEVYYHFTEYILHQPKDRLMWGAGRILHHENLYGIVKRLRKLESQQAEHGQIPDLEEEIRRLQAAQRRQRAYLTDDIRYMTESVKKMQKMMEASLQEIKDYRIE, encoded by the coding sequence ATGAGTGGAACAGCAGGAACTCAGGGAGAATGCAGAGCAGAAAAAGAGACGGAAGAGGAGATCATCCAAAGATGCATTTCCCATCTTGATACAGACTATTCCTGTCGGCTGGCAAAGCAGATGGAGCGGGAGAAGACGAACCCGGTGTTAGGTTTCCGTACCGCAGGTTCTCATGCAGAGAAGGCAACCGGTGATTTCCTGTATGAGGAAATGAGATCCATCGGACTGACTGAAGTTCAAAAAGAAGAATTCTGGCTGGATTCGTGGACTTTCGAGCGGGCAGTCCTGCGGTTTAAGGACAGCAGCGGGAAAGAATATACCTGTCAGCTTGGGGCTTATCAGACGAATTTTGAGACGGATGGATTTCAAGAGTATGAGCTGGTTTATGTAGGAAGAGGAACGGCAGCGGATTATAAAAATCTGGATGTACGGGGCAAGTTGGTGTTGGCAGATATCAATCAGAGAGATGAATGGTGGATCAATTATCCGGTCTATCAGGCATATCTGAAAGGGGCAGTGGGGCTGATTGCTGTGCAGATGCAGGGATATGGAGAAGTGGATCAGGAAGCACTGAATGCTCAGGATATCGCAGGACCGGAATATGCACCGGCATTTTCAATTTCCAGGAGAGATGCAGCACTTCTGAAAGACCGATTTTGTGAAAATGAGAAATCTGTCATGGTAGAACTGGATGCGTGTTCACGAGTGGAGAGAAATCGTCCGGCTTATAATATTACCGGAAAGATCCCGGGAACGGAGACAGATCAGATGATCCTTCTGTCAGCGCATTATGATTCCTATTTTGATGGATTTCAGGATGATAACTGTGCAGTGTCCATGACGATTGGCATTGCGAAAGCACTTTTAGAGAGCGGTTACAGACCCCGTCATACGATTGTGATCTGTGCGTTGGCAGCAGAAGAATGGGGTGTGTGCGATTCAAAGTATGACTGGTCTACGGGAGCTTGGAATCAGGTGTTCCGCATCCATCCGGAGTGGCAGGGAAAGGTGCTGGCAGATCTGAACTTTGAACTGCCGGCACATGCTCACAGCAGTCGGGATGCCATCCGCTGTACTTATGAATATGCAGATTTTCTGAAAAAATTTGCAGATGAAATTGCTGTGCCAGAGGATGCCTACCCGGATGGGCTGACTGTGCTTGCCCCGATTGAGACATGGTCGGATGATTTCTCTATGGCGATTGCGGGAATCCCGTCAACGGTGAATGATTTCAGTGCCGGTCCTTTTATGGAGACACATTATCATTCGCAGTATGATAATGAAGAGATTTATCAGGAAAATGTCTACCGGTTTCACCATGAACTCTATACAAGACTTTTGTTGAAGCTGGATACGCTGATTTTTCCTCCACTGGATTTTTCCCATCTGTTCAGGAAAATGCACAGTTCTGTCTCTGCAAGGATGGCAGAACAGGATGAAGAAGATCTGCAGGGAGTGATGCAGACGCTGATCCGGGAGACGGAACAGGCGGAGCGGACAGCGGAAGAATTGTATGAATGGATTGAAAAATCACAGATTGTCTGCCCGGTGGCTGCAAAAAGCGGTGAGGATATTTCACAGAGATTGCTTGGAATCTTCAGAAAGGGACAGGATTATTTTGTGCGGCTGAACTGGCAGGATGAAGTATTGTTCCCACATGAAGCTGCATCGAACAATATCTGCTATCTGAATCAGGCGGTGCAGGCACTGGAAGAGGGCGAAATAGAAGAAGCGTTGAAGGCACTCTATGAAGTGGATAATAACTGTTATGCATTTCTTTTCGACGAGGAAGTTTATTATCATTTTACAGAATATATTCTTCATCAGCCAAAAGACAGGCTGATGTGGGGAGCCGGAAGAATTTTGCATCATGAAAATCTTTATGGGATCGTGAAACGGCTTAGAAAGCTGGAAAGCCAACAGGCAGAGCATGGACAGATCCCGGATCTGGAAGAGGAAATACGTCGGCTGCAGGCAGCACAGCGAAGACAGAGGGCATATCTGACGGATGATATCCGGTATATGACAGAATCTGTAAAAAAGATGCAGAAGATGATGGAAGCCAGTTTACAGGAAATCAAAGACTACAGGATCGAATAA
- a CDS encoding GNAT family N-acetyltransferase gives MECKNLYRVQEKDLDRLREILTICFKNDPLYSALIEDQETRERLMPHLFSCDVTECFETCEVYADSEELKGILIVSDESDHRHAFYNYFVSLKESLVTDGWLIHEDPSTRTFWNFMLGKDYLNSAWTAQLHQTRRLHVIYLAVDPAYQHHGLAEMMMQEVIDQAEEHGMMISLETHNPKNVAFYEHLGFKTFGVVEKAPFHLKQYCMIRELGSEKPNSL, from the coding sequence ATGGAATGCAAAAATTTATACCGGGTTCAGGAGAAAGATCTGGACAGGTTAAGGGAGATACTGACGATTTGCTTTAAAAATGATCCGCTGTACAGTGCGTTGATCGAAGATCAGGAGACAAGGGAAAGACTGATGCCGCATTTATTTTCGTGCGATGTAACGGAATGTTTTGAAACGTGTGAGGTGTATGCGGACAGTGAAGAGCTGAAAGGAATCCTGATCGTTTCTGATGAGTCGGATCACCGTCATGCATTTTATAATTATTTTGTAAGTCTGAAAGAAAGCCTGGTGACAGACGGATGGCTGATTCATGAAGATCCGAGCACAAGGACTTTTTGGAATTTTATGCTTGGAAAAGATTATCTCAACTCGGCATGGACGGCACAGCTTCATCAGACCCGGCGGCTGCATGTGATTTACCTTGCGGTAGATCCGGCATATCAGCATCATGGACTGGCAGAGATGATGATGCAGGAAGTGATCGACCAGGCAGAAGAGCATGGTATGATGATCTCTTTAGAGACGCACAATCCGAAGAACGTCGCATTTTATGAACATCTTGGATTTAAGACATTCGGGGTGGTTGAAAAAGCACCTTTTCATCTGAAGCAATACTGCATGATAAGAGAATTGGGTTCAGAGAAGCCCAATTCCCTCTAG
- a CDS encoding IS630 family transposase has protein sequence MPNTIKTISLTDDDKSYLNKLLTQSTLEIRVYQRARILLLKSEGASNKAIADKLDIGISVVKRCLNKFKENGVEASLRDNKGRGRKAEITDDDITWVISKACQKPKDYGYSAEFWYPMSFRKFINSIAETEGHPRMATVAETTLRKILSNARIKPFQVSYYCERGDPEFDAKMHDVLVIYKQIEMQFDKDGKLIPFEKDAVHTLSYDEKPGIQAIAITGEDRPPILNTNKSNGYQRDYEYVRLGILSLLAAIDLLSGEAIPLVSETHKSSDFVTFLKKLDEKYPKSDMIRIILDNHSAHTSKETQEYLNTVSGRFEFVFTPKHGSWLNMIEGFFSKMTKQMLGGIRVESKKELEDRIYRYFDEINKEPVPYKWTYKMDTIDLSQEDIDSIVYEVVNAKAASAENKNKKAPKPISRKRKSIQN, from the coding sequence ATGCCTAATACAATTAAAACTATTTCTTTAACAGATGATGATAAATCTTACTTAAATAAACTGCTGACTCAGAGCACTTTGGAAATTCGCGTTTATCAACGTGCTAGGATCCTTCTGCTCAAATCTGAGGGTGCATCTAACAAAGCAATTGCTGACAAACTGGATATTGGAATCAGTGTGGTAAAACGTTGTCTTAACAAATTTAAAGAGAACGGTGTTGAAGCTTCTTTACGTGATAACAAAGGCCGTGGAAGGAAAGCGGAAATTACCGATGACGATATCACCTGGGTAATCAGTAAAGCCTGCCAAAAACCGAAGGATTACGGCTATTCTGCTGAATTCTGGTATCCCATGAGTTTCAGGAAATTCATCAACTCTATAGCAGAAACGGAAGGACATCCTCGTATGGCAACAGTAGCTGAAACAACGCTTCGGAAAATTCTGAGCAATGCAAGGATCAAACCGTTTCAGGTGTCCTATTACTGCGAAAGAGGGGATCCTGAGTTTGATGCAAAAATGCATGATGTCCTTGTTATCTACAAGCAGATTGAAATGCAGTTTGACAAGGATGGAAAACTGATTCCCTTTGAGAAAGATGCCGTACATACCCTGTCTTATGATGAAAAGCCAGGAATTCAGGCAATTGCTATCACAGGTGAAGACCGTCCACCGATTTTGAATACAAATAAAAGCAATGGCTATCAGCGAGATTATGAGTATGTCAGGCTGGGAATCCTCTCCCTGCTTGCAGCGATTGATTTGCTCTCAGGTGAAGCAATTCCATTAGTAAGTGAAACTCATAAAAGTTCTGACTTTGTGACTTTTCTAAAGAAACTTGATGAAAAATATCCAAAGAGCGATATGATTCGGATTATTCTGGATAATCACTCTGCACATACCTCCAAAGAAACCCAGGAATATCTGAATACGGTTTCTGGACGTTTTGAGTTTGTATTTACACCCAAACATGGTTCCTGGTTAAACATGATTGAAGGTTTTTTCAGTAAAATGACAAAGCAGATGCTGGGTGGAATCCGTGTGGAAAGCAAGAAAGAACTCGAAGATAGAATCTACAGATACTTTGATGAAATCAACAAAGAACCTGTGCCCTACAAATGGACATATAAAATGGATACCATCGATCTTTCTCAAGAAGATATTGATTCCATAGTGTATGAGGTTGTAAATGCAAAAGCTGCTTCAGCAGAAAATAAAAACAAAAAAGCACCAAAACCAATTTCACGAAAGAGAAAGTCTATCCAAAATTAG
- a CDS encoding manganese efflux pump MntP family protein, whose translation MGLIELFILAVGLSMDAFAVSVCKGLSLGKIKTKHMCIAGAWFGGFQALMPLIGYFAGRFLSDFVTNYSHWIAFILLAIIGVSMIKESFGDKEEVDASMDVKSMFLLAVATSIDALMVGVTFAFLNVAIVPAVLFIGATTFVCSAVGVKIGSIFGMRYKSRAELCGGIILILIGLKIVLV comes from the coding sequence ATGGGATTAATTGAACTTTTTATTCTTGCTGTCGGTCTTTCTATGGATGCATTCGCTGTCTCCGTCTGTAAGGGCCTCTCCCTTGGGAAGATCAAGACGAAACATATGTGCATTGCCGGTGCATGGTTTGGCGGATTTCAGGCTCTGATGCCTCTGATTGGCTATTTTGCCGGACGCTTTCTAAGTGATTTTGTAACAAATTATTCTCACTGGATCGCATTTATCCTGCTTGCCATTATCGGAGTCAGCATGATTAAGGAGTCCTTCGGTGATAAAGAAGAGGTAGATGCCTCCATGGATGTAAAATCTATGTTCCTTCTGGCTGTTGCCACAAGTATTGATGCACTGATGGTCGGTGTAACTTTCGCTTTTCTGAACGTTGCCATCGTTCCGGCTGTTCTCTTTATCGGTGCAACCACCTTCGTCTGTTCCGCTGTCGGAGTCAAGATTGGAAGCATCTTTGGAATGAGATACAAATCCCGTGCGGAACTTTGTGGTGGAATCATTCTGATCCTGATCGGATTAAAAATCGTACTAGTATAA
- a CDS encoding D-alanine--D-alanine ligase family protein gives MKIIVLAGGLSTERDVSLSSAAGICRTLLEKGHDAFLLDVFMGLEHTPENLEDVFTLPDHGLDIVKNISTEEPDLAAVKASRPDQSDCFFGPNVIELCRLADITFLGLHGGEGENGKLQAAFDLLGIKYTGPDSLGCAVAMHKGVAKQIFLESGVDTPGGGTLYKNGSDLSYQSLGLTLPVVVKPCSGGSSIGVYIVNTDEEYQNALEHSFHYEDEIVVEPYIKGREFACGIIDGKALPPIEIIPKTGFFDYANKYQDGATMEVCPADIPEEVAERMKALTVKAFNALKLNVYSRADFLLDAEGSLYCLEMNTLPGMTSASLMPKEAKVAGIEYSDLCELIIKKSMEARYSS, from the coding sequence ATGAAAATTATCGTATTAGCCGGAGGTCTCAGCACAGAACGTGATGTATCACTTTCTTCCGCTGCCGGCATCTGCCGTACATTACTTGAAAAAGGACATGATGCGTTCCTTCTCGACGTATTTATGGGACTGGAGCATACACCGGAAAATCTCGAAGATGTCTTTACACTTCCGGATCATGGCCTTGATATCGTCAAAAATATCAGCACAGAAGAACCGGATCTTGCCGCAGTTAAAGCATCCCGCCCGGATCAGTCTGACTGCTTTTTCGGTCCGAACGTCATTGAGCTGTGCCGCCTTGCAGATATTACTTTCCTCGGCCTTCATGGCGGAGAGGGAGAGAATGGAAAGCTTCAGGCTGCATTCGATCTTCTTGGCATTAAGTATACCGGACCGGATTCTCTCGGATGTGCCGTTGCCATGCATAAGGGCGTTGCAAAGCAGATCTTCCTTGAGTCCGGTGTAGACACACCTGGCGGTGGAACTTTATATAAGAACGGATCGGATCTTTCCTACCAGTCTCTTGGACTGACACTCCCGGTCGTTGTAAAGCCATGCTCCGGCGGTTCAAGTATCGGAGTTTATATTGTGAATACCGATGAAGAATATCAGAATGCTCTGGAGCATTCTTTCCACTATGAAGATGAGATTGTGGTAGAACCTTATATCAAAGGACGTGAATTCGCATGCGGAATCATTGACGGTAAGGCTCTCCCTCCGATCGAGATCATTCCAAAGACAGGGTTCTTTGATTATGCCAACAAATATCAGGACGGTGCTACCATGGAAGTCTGCCCGGCCGACATCCCGGAAGAGGTTGCAGAGCGGATGAAAGCACTGACTGTAAAAGCATTTAATGCGTTAAAACTCAACGTATACAGCCGTGCCGATTTTCTTCTCGATGCAGAAGGCAGCCTCTACTGCCTGGAAATGAATACACTCCCGGGAATGACTTCTGCCAGCCTGATGCCGAAGGAAGCAAAAGTTGCAGGGATCGAATACAGCGATCTTTGCGAATTAATCATTAAAAAATCAATGGAGGCAAGATACTCATCATGA
- a CDS encoding UDP-N-acetylmuramoyl-tripeptide--D-alanyl-D-alanine ligase — MKNMSLKEIAAACGGTYHGDPALLSKEASSVAIDSRKVQKDTLFVAIKGARVDGHSFIPQVMDQGAICSLSEQDLGDVTYPYIQVASCTEALKDLAEHYRRSLDIKVVGISGSVGKTSTKEMIASVLSEKYCVLKTEGNFNNEIGLPLTVFNLRKEHEVAVLEMGISHFGDMEPLAKIARPDVCVITNIGYAHLENLGTRDGILKEKTSMFDFMNPDGTVILNGDDDKLRGYTSERGIQPVYFGLDPACPFHAEQIQKMGLKGTVATFVTPSSSFSAHVSIPGDHMISNALAGVAVGYALGMKDEEIIRGIEKLVPIAGRNNLIEAEHYTIIDDCYNANPASMKSSLDVLAFADTRTVAILGDMGELGADEKKMHAEVGSYAVKKGISLLICIGTLSAEMANAARTASEASSDSDTKTLVYHFDTKEAFYRQMDQLLKEQDTVLVKASHFMEFPEIVKRLQVQ, encoded by the coding sequence ATGAAAAATATGAGCTTAAAGGAAATAGCTGCTGCCTGTGGCGGCACATACCACGGTGATCCTGCCCTTCTTTCAAAAGAGGCATCCAGCGTCGCTATCGACAGCCGTAAGGTCCAGAAAGATACGCTCTTTGTAGCAATTAAGGGTGCCAGAGTGGATGGCCACAGCTTTATCCCTCAGGTCATGGACCAGGGTGCCATCTGCTCTTTATCTGAACAGGATCTTGGAGATGTAACTTACCCTTATATCCAGGTTGCATCCTGCACAGAGGCTCTCAAGGATCTTGCAGAACATTACCGTCGTTCACTGGACATCAAAGTGGTAGGAATCTCCGGCAGCGTTGGAAAGACCAGTACCAAAGAAATGATCGCATCCGTTCTTTCTGAAAAGTACTGTGTATTAAAGACCGAAGGGAATTTCAACAACGAGATCGGACTTCCTCTGACCGTATTCAATCTCCGCAAGGAGCATGAAGTTGCTGTTCTTGAAATGGGGATCAGTCATTTCGGTGATATGGAACCACTTGCAAAGATTGCACGCCCGGATGTCTGCGTGATCACAAATATCGGATATGCTCATCTCGAAAATCTCGGAACAAGGGATGGTATTTTAAAAGAAAAGACTTCCATGTTCGATTTCATGAATCCTGATGGTACTGTCATTCTCAACGGTGATGATGACAAGCTCCGTGGATATACTTCCGAACGTGGGATTCAGCCGGTTTACTTCGGACTCGATCCTGCCTGCCCGTTCCACGCAGAACAGATTCAGAAAATGGGACTGAAAGGAACAGTTGCCACATTCGTGACACCTTCTTCCAGTTTTTCCGCCCACGTTTCCATCCCCGGAGATCACATGATCTCCAATGCACTTGCAGGAGTTGCCGTCGGTTATGCACTTGGAATGAAAGACGAAGAGATCATCCGTGGAATTGAAAAGCTTGTCCCGATCGCAGGACGCAACAATCTGATCGAGGCAGAACATTATACAATCATTGATGACTGTTATAATGCCAATCCGGCTTCTATGAAGTCCTCTCTTGATGTTCTCGCCTTTGCCGATACCCGCACCGTAGCAATCCTCGGTGATATGGGAGAACTTGGAGCAGATGAAAAGAAAATGCATGCCGAAGTGGGAAGTTATGCCGTTAAAAAGGGCATCAGCCTTCTCATCTGCATCGGAACTCTTTCCGCAGAAATGGCGAATGCCGCCCGGACAGCTTCTGAAGCATCTTCTGATTCCGACACCAAAACTCTCGTATATCATTTTGATACAAAAGAAGCTTTTTACCGGCAGATGGATCAGCTTTTAAAAGAACAGGATACTGTTCTCGTCAAGGCATCTCATTTTATGGAATTTCCTGAAATTGTGAAGAGGCTGCAAGTACAATAA
- a CDS encoding leucine-rich repeat domain-containing protein — MNRYLFSNEVVEEIILPESLKIIEDQAFYGATALRKLEINGIETMGDYCIYECPKIKEVRLPEGLKELGERSIENCESLTDIYLPSTLETIDEYNFDLCADGLKIHVPAGSNTETLVRKVIENLEYNVEVVPE, encoded by the coding sequence TTGAATAGATATTTATTTTCTAATGAAGTTGTTGAAGAGATTATACTGCCGGAAAGTTTAAAAATAATAGAAGATCAAGCTTTTTATGGTGCAACTGCATTGAGAAAATTAGAGATTAATGGAATAGAAACGATGGGAGATTATTGTATTTATGAATGCCCTAAAATAAAAGAAGTTCGTCTGCCGGAGGGTTTAAAAGAATTGGGAGAACGTTCGATAGAAAATTGTGAAAGCCTTACCGACATTTATTTGCCAAGTACACTTGAAACTATAGATGAATACAATTTTGATTTATGTGCGGATGGGTTAAAAATTCATGTCCCAGCAGGATCTAATACAGAGACACTCGTCAGAAAAGTGATAGAAAATCTGGAATATAACGTTGAAGTTGTTCCAGAATAA
- a CDS encoding 4'-phosphopantetheinyl transferase family protein, with protein MIHIYIMYLPISEKNDGNRTGQKHRTEHKAGTELLAVGLRELYGMELNRDRLSYGQHGKPYLRNHPEIHFNISHCEGLAVCVFSDTETGVDVERIREVKEKVIPKVFDRAEQELLFWNKAEKEKYKEIFYRFWTLKESYVKQSGQGMTVKLTDFAFQPELDPGWREVPCTDEKVGAMQCKLKEKWILSVCVEKSQADERITTEKIVIREITTKEKEWMEHE; from the coding sequence GTGATCCATATCTATATCATGTATCTGCCGATATCAGAAAAGAATGACGGAAACAGGACAGGACAGAAGCACAGGACGGAGCATAAAGCAGGAACAGAATTGCTTGCGGTCGGACTGAGAGAACTTTATGGAATGGAATTGAATAGAGACAGATTATCCTACGGGCAGCATGGAAAGCCATATCTGCGGAATCACCCGGAAATTCATTTTAATATCAGTCATTGCGAAGGACTGGCAGTCTGTGTATTCAGTGATACGGAAACGGGAGTGGATGTTGAAAGGATCAGAGAAGTGAAGGAAAAAGTTATTCCGAAGGTATTTGACAGAGCAGAGCAGGAACTTCTTTTTTGGAACAAAGCAGAGAAAGAAAAATATAAGGAAATTTTTTACCGTTTTTGGACTTTAAAGGAAAGCTATGTGAAGCAAAGTGGGCAGGGAATGACGGTAAAGCTGACGGATTTTGCATTTCAGCCGGAGTTGGATCCGGGATGGAGGGAAGTTCCGTGTACGGATGAAAAAGTCGGGGCAATGCAATGTAAGTTAAAGGAGAAATGGATTCTTTCGGTCTGCGTGGAAAAGTCGCAGGCAGATGAGAGAATAACGACAGAGAAAATTGTGATCAGGGAAATTACGACAAAAGAAAAGGAGTGGATGGAGCATGAGTGA
- a CDS encoding glucose-6-phosphate isomerase, translated as MVTWNNLNTLASFQTLSETERVDLVSAMTGENGAERVKNYSIPMAAGLAYNYAAKQVDEKVLDALVKLAEEAQLGEKFAALYNGEVINTGEKRLVLHHMTRGQLGEAVEADGVDKRAFYVEQQERIAEFANKVHNGEITNAAGEKFTTVVQIGIGGSDLGPRAMYLALENWAKKNDTFKMEAKFISNVDPDDAAAVLNSIDVAHSIFVLVSKSGTTLETLTNESFVKDALKNAGLDASKHMIAVTSETSPLAKSDDYLAAFFMDDYIGGRYSSTSAVGGAVLSLAFGPEVFAAFLKGAAEEDKLSLNQDVLQNPAMLDALIGVYERNVLGYPSTAILPYSQALSRFPAHLQQLDMESNGKSVNRFGGPVDYPTGPVIFGEPGTNGQHSFYQLLHQGTDIVPLQFIGFKNSQIGTDVVIQDSTSQQKLCANVAAQIVAFACGKADENKNKNFEGGRPSSIIIGEALTPEALGALLAHFENKVMFQGFVWNVNSFDQEGVQLGKVLAKRVLAHETDGALKVFSDLLNI; from the coding sequence ATGGTTACCTGGAACAACTTAAATACTCTGGCTTCATTTCAGACTCTTTCAGAGACAGAACGGGTAGATCTCGTATCTGCAATGACAGGAGAGAATGGTGCTGAACGTGTGAAGAATTACAGCATCCCGATGGCAGCAGGACTTGCTTATAATTATGCTGCAAAGCAGGTGGATGAGAAAGTTCTCGATGCACTTGTAAAGCTGGCAGAGGAAGCTCAGCTTGGAGAGAAGTTTGCAGCTCTTTACAATGGAGAAGTGATCAATACCGGAGAGAAACGTCTCGTACTTCATCATATGACCCGTGGACAGCTTGGAGAGGCCGTTGAGGCTGATGGCGTGGACAAGAGAGCTTTTTATGTAGAGCAGCAGGAGAGAATTGCAGAGTTCGCAAATAAAGTACATAACGGTGAGATTACCAATGCGGCAGGTGAGAAATTTACTACAGTTGTTCAGATTGGTATCGGTGGTAGTGACCTTGGTCCGCGTGCAATGTATCTTGCACTTGAAAACTGGGCAAAGAAGAATGATACATTTAAGATGGAAGCAAAGTTCATCAGCAATGTTGACCCGGATGATGCGGCAGCAGTTCTGAATTCCATCGACGTGGCACATTCTATTTTCGTACTGGTTTCCAAGTCCGGTACAACACTGGAAACGCTGACAAATGAATCTTTTGTAAAGGATGCCCTGAAGAATGCAGGACTGGATGCATCGAAGCATATGATCGCTGTTACAAGTGAGACTTCACCGCTTGCAAAGAGTGATGACTATCTTGCAGCTTTCTTCATGGATGATTATATCGGAGGACGTTATTCTTCAACATCTGCAGTTGGCGGGGCAGTTCTTTCACTGGCATTTGGACCGGAAGTATTTGCAGCATTCTTAAAGGGTGCGGCAGAGGAAGACAAGCTTTCTCTGAATCAGGATGTATTACAGAACCCGGCAATGCTGGATGCTCTGATCGGAGTTTACGAGCGTAATGTACTGGGATATCCAAGCACAGCAATTCTTCCATATTCACAGGCTCTGAGCCGTTTCCCGGCACATTTGCAGCAGTTGGATATGGAGTCTAACGGTAAATCTGTAAACCGCTTTGGTGGGCCGGTAGATTATCCGACCGGACCGGTTATTTTCGGAGAGCCGGGAACCAATGGACAGCATTCTTTCTATCAGTTGCTTCATCAGGGAACGGATATCGTGCCGCTTCAGTTTATCGGATTTAAGAACAGTCAGATCGGAACAGATGTAGTGATCCAGGACAGCACAAGCCAGCAGAAGTTATGTGCGAATGTAGCTGCACAGATCGTAGCCTTTGCATGTGGAAAAGCTGATGAGAATAAAAATAAGAACTTTGAAGGTGGACGCCCGTCCAGTATCATTATTGGTGAGGCACTCACACCGGAGGCTCTCGGAGCTCTTCTTGCTCACTTTGAGAATAAAGTTATGTTCCAGGGATTTGTATGGAATGTAAACAGCTTCGATCAGGAAGGTGTTCAGCTTGGTAAGGTTCTCGCAAAGCGTGTGCTTGCACATGAGACAGACGGAGCATTGAAAGTGTTCAGCGACCTTCTGAATATCTAA